Within the Argonema galeatum A003/A1 genome, the region CCTCAATGCTAGTAGCAACTGCTACAACATCACCCGGTTGCAGTTGAGCGTAAACTCTGCGAATCTGGTTAAGCGGAATGTAATTGATGCTTAGTTCGTCGAGTTGATTTTCCGTTTCAACGAGACACTGGTAATTGGCATCGTTGTTGGCAATTGGTGGAGTGAGACTTCTGTTTTTGCTCATAAAGTTGAGCTTTTTATGCAGGGAAACACCACCCAATTGTGGCGCGATGTCGGCAACATTACCCCGTTTTTGATTATCAAATATCCATTCAACAAAATAGTGCAATCGGCTGCAATATCCGTTCAATTGACCATCGCGGTAACGCTCGTTAACAATGCGATCGCTAAATGTTTGATAGGCATAATCTTTCACCGCTACACCGCGCGCGATCGCCAGCACTGTTTCCACAAAAAGCACGCAGTCAAACTTATCCAGGGAGATCGTGAGAGTCTCTTCCTTCGACCCATCTAATAAGTTTGCCTTATAGGGTGCCCCCAGAAATTGCTGTGCGATCGCCTGGATAATCTCCCCCATTTCGCGATCGGGCAATTTCTGCTCCACAGCATACTGCATGATGCGCTCAAAACGCGCCGCCTCTTTTGTCTGACTAATGAGATTTGCATCTTGACTTTCAGCACGGTTGGCTGTACCGAGATCGATTGTCTTATTTTCCAGTAAAACTTCTCCTGTTGCAGAAGCAGTTTCCGTCGCTCTTGGCTGCTGTTTTAAAGTTGAATAGAGAACTTGCGGGAGCAGATCTACGGGAGTTCGCAAAGCAACTATTGCACCAGCACCGCCGCTAGCAAAGGCAGATCCCAACACAGCTAGGACAAAGGTTTTTCTCATGTTTTCAGTTTGTCACCGTTATGGTCAATCAACAGGCACTAATTGATAACGCTATAGTTTAACAGATGTAAGCGAACACCAAATCCGCAACGATTACCCCCTTTATGTCTCTAGGCTGTAGAGACGTTTCATGAAACGTCTCTACAATTTTTAGGCCAAAAATTCTCATGGG harbors:
- a CDS encoding N-acetylmuramoyl-L-alanine amidase-like domain-containing protein, giving the protein MRKTFVLAVLGSAFASGGAGAIVALRTPVDLLPQVLYSTLKQQPRATETASATGEVLLENKTIDLGTANRAESQDANLISQTKEAARFERIMQYAVEQKLPDREMGEIIQAIAQQFLGAPYKANLLDGSKEETLTISLDKFDCVLFVETVLAIARGVAVKDYAYQTFSDRIVNERYRDGQLNGYCSRLHYFVEWIFDNQKRGNVADIAPQLGGVSLHKKLNFMSKNRSLTPPIANNDANYQCLVETENQLDELSINYIPLNQIRRVYAQLQPGDVVAVATSIEGLDVTHTGLVYRNQNGSIGIIHASPSGTVRISRDLQVYVGNIKNAIGIMVARPSDPRPLLRRG